In Carya illinoinensis cultivar Pawnee chromosome 16, C.illinoinensisPawnee_v1, whole genome shotgun sequence, a single window of DNA contains:
- the LOC122299648 gene encoding dof zinc finger protein DOF5.4-like — MQDIHSIGGGGRLFGTVTGGGGVVGGGVGDRRRPHHHHHHHPQQGHHQAALKCPRCDSLNTKFCYYNNYNLSQPRHFCKNCRRYWTKGGVLRNVPVGGGCRKAKRSKPKPASSDASTPQQQQQQQRQRQRKTNSNSSSESSSLTATNTNTATEAVSAVTEVPSISSSSNLLNLHDSKLFISNPSFEPGLQLEQGPDCGIFSEIGSFTSLITASNEALPFGFNSVSDINPFRLSQQGHDPQEVQENQQQQQWQQQKVMMGADEITGDLLDQTVQVDLSSLQQNRSSGGGFGSLDWQVSGDQGLFDLPNAVDQTYWSQSQWTDQDHTTLYLP; from the coding sequence ATGCAAGATATCCATTCGATCGGAGGGGGCGGGAGGTTATTCGGAACTGTCACCGGAGGCGGTGGCGTAGTAGGAGGAGGAGTCGGGGACCGGAGGCGGCCGCATCATCACCACCATCACCACCCGCAACAGGGCCATCACCAGGCGGCGCTCAAATGTCCGCGTTGCGATTCGCTCAACACCAAGTTCTGCTACTACAACAACTACAACCTCTCCCAGCCCCGCCACTTTTGCAAGAATTGCCGCCGGTACTGGACTAAAGGCGGCGTCCTTCGAAACGTCCCGGTCGGCGGTGGTTGCCGTAAGGCCAAGCGTTCCAAGCCAAAGCCGGCTTCCTCCGACGCATCTACTccgcagcagcagcagcagcagcagcgacAGCGACAGCGCAAGACCAACTCGAATTCTAGTAGCGAGAGCTCCAGTCTCACTGCTACAAACACCAACACCGCCACGGAGGCGGTCTCAGCGGTGACCGAGGTGCCTTCTATAAGTTCATCTTCGAATCTGCTGAACCTCCACGACTCCAAGTTGTTCATTTCGAACCCGAGTTTCGAACCGGGGTTGCAGTTGGAACAAGGTCCCGACTGCGGGATATTCTCGGAGATCGGAAGCTTCACGAGCCTGATTACGGCGTCGAACGAGGCATTGCCGTTTGGGTTCAATTCTGTTTCGGACATCAATCCGTTTAGGTTGAGTCAACAAGGCCACGATCCTCAGGAGGTTCAAGAAAACCAACAACAGCAACAGTGGCAACAACAGAAGGTGATGATGGGTGCCGACGAGATCACGGGTGATCTGCTGGATCAGACGGTCCAGGTAGATCTATCATCCTTACAGCAAAATAGATCAAGTGGTGGAGGATTCGGATCGTTGGATTGGCAAGTGAGTGGGGATCAAGGTCTGTTCGATCTTCCTAACGCTGTTGATCAAACATACTGGAGTCAGAGTCAATGGACCGACCAAGACCACACAACTCTATATCTCCCGTAA